The Theileria orientalis strain Shintoku DNA, chromosome 2, complete genome genome has a window encoding:
- a CDS encoding uncharacterized protein (protein of unknown function DUF254, SAND family protein) yields MVFEVYGLTFAGKPLFSSRKDSEVSLAFYGTISAVASKVASLLSDYAEQDCLRYITVGSLQFTYLERGPLCYFAISDNGYSPLMVYKILCVIHLQVVSILTRGVERILIKRPSYDVQNLLGGTQSIIDKLMDNMSGCLGLIDDYAYEALPLSQTTRTLLTSYFTKFRTDNILYELFRRLGLQYAYHHSTTSKLNWLFIFKNAYAFMAFTYGYINYVSPEIGIVCISSSGDQEQFYNISGHIEESKRMMVESKCLDDLRSSLLATPLEFPSGGVPSCEILHLMFYDRNLGQFFSSAFKSSTCGNLNRNILSSYRSAVEFLHNSGYRRSALFSFEYLNVYVEYNNDYNIYLATAPWTDITTDLINKIYSYVTRHYNFLFITKIPSIAKRK; encoded by the exons ATGGTTTTCGAGGTGTACGGACTTACCTTTGCAGGTAAACCCCTGTTTTCGAG TCGAAAGGATTCGGAAGTTTCACTAGCATTTTATG GAACTATATCCGCAGTGGCCTCCAAAGTCGCCAGTTTGCTCTCAGACTACGCCGAGCAGGACTGTCTGAGATACATAACAGTCGGTTCACTACAATTTACCTACTTGGAGCGAGGACCGTTGTGCTATTTCGCAATATCCGATAATGGCTACTCGCCTCTGATGGTGTACAAGATTCTGTGCGTGATACACCTACAG GTGGTTTCCATATTAACCAGAGGTGTGGAACGGATTTTAATAAAGAGGCCCTCGTACGACGTGCAAAACCTCTTGGGAGGCACCCAGAGCATTATAGACAAGTTAATGGACAACATGAGCGGCTGCTTGGGGCTGATAGACGATTACGCCTACGAGGCTCTGCCGCTCTCTCAAACCACTCGCACACTGCTCACTTCATACTTCACTAAATTCAGAACCGACAACATACTGTATGAGCTATTTAGAAGAC TTGGACTCCAATATGCTTACCATCATTCAACGACCAGTAAGTTAAATTGGCTATTTATCTTCAAAAATGCATATGCATTTAT GGCGTTCACCTACGGGTACATAAATTACGTTTCTCCCGAAATAGGAATTGTGTGTATATCCAGTTCCGGTGACCAGGAGCAGTTTTATAACATTTCTGGCCACATTGAAGAGTCGAAGAGGATGATGGTTGAGTCGAAGTGTTTGGACGACTTACGTTCGTCTCTCCTGGCCACTCCCCTGGAGTTCCCGTCGGGAGGGGTACCTTCCTGTGAAATTTTACACCTGATGTTTTACGATCGCAATCTTGGACAGTTCTTCTCGTCCGCCTTCAAGAGCTCAACCTGCGGCAACTTGAACAGGAACATCCTGTCCTCCTATCGCTCTGCAGTCGAATTTTTACACAACTCCGGCTACAGGAGATCCGCCTTGTTTTCTTTCGAG TACTTGAACGTGTATGTTGAGTACAATAATGACTATAACATATACCTGGCCACTGCCCCTTGGACTGATATCACCACGGATTTAATCAATAAGATATACTCGTATGTTACTAGGCATTAtaacttcctcttcattACTAAAATCCCTTCAATTGCCaaaagaaaataa
- a CDS encoding ABC transporter — MYRLNPLINIVRYNGNKLSVFSNASRSRRFLDSRRFLSNYVHIAFKNNGIQSNVEHRLRPSRLLIFYSDTKTIGSRFNGYSSDYSSLLLPSTTLHLNRNLYRFFSSKLDKIPVQKHGISKIFKLLWPTDNASKRKILVSMVFLVSAKLSLISVPLFLSQLISAVLKPPHDPFGLVPKLEVLGMDSPEFLLPFAYLFGYFLSRVSTSLFNELRNSVFSAVTERSARINASNMFMNIHNLDIDFLIQSKSGEVSAVFSRGIKAISQILRITVFQVVPVILEFSLVTGLLCYKVGPSIAAISAATVCLYLLFTTLVTKRRMVIRKDMADADRKASGLFLDSITNAEAVRYYNSQMTELQRYAKHQKEYEKNAVDVQKSLAFLNFGQQLIFNSGLFVSLLLTLKSAISGATEINNFIIVNTLLFQIGVPLNMIGTMYREVKLSFVDLQKFLDLVSIAPKVHELQDAKDLVIDHGAIEFRNVSYSYPSSDSEPHMILDDFSLLVRPGKTVAIVGDSGSGKSTISKLLFRFYDPTSGTILIDGQDIKNVTLRSLRDSLGIVPQDVVLFNESIKFNISYGKPGATFDEIMEAARLAGIHDTIMSFPEGYDTMVGERGMKLSGGEKQRIGIARCFLKDPQILIFDEATSSLDFKAESQIIQTFKEMGTTKSTIMIAHRLSSMLIADEIVVFRGGRVVEMGSPSELFRNKKGYFRQVVNSINLRSRTEDLSL, encoded by the exons aTGTATAGATTAAATCCATTAATAAACATTGTACGTTATAATGGTAATAAATTGTCAGTTTTCTCAAACGCGAGCCGCTCAAGAAGGTTTCTTGACTCAAGAAGATTTTTAAGTAATTATGTACATATTGcatttaaaaacaatgGAATCCAGAGTAATGTAGAACACAGACTTAGACCAAGCCGTttgcttattttttacagtGATACTAAGACCATTGGATCGCGTTTCAATGGTTACAGCTCGGATTATTCGAGCCTGTTGCTGCCATCGACCACCTTGCACCTGAACAGGAACCTATATAGATTTTTTTCCTCTAAACTAGATAAGATCCCGGTCCAGAAGCATGGAATCtctaaaatatttaagctCCTGTGGCCAACAGATAACGCATCCAAGAGAAAGATCCTGGTTAGCATGGTCTTTCTGGTATCTGCGAAGTTGTCGCTGATCTCAGTCCCACTGTTCCTATCTCAACTAATCAGCGCAGTCCTGAAGCCACCTCACGACCCATTCGGGCTAGTTCCGAAGCTCGAGGTGCTGGGAATGGACTCGCCGGAGTTCTTGCTCCCGTTCGCGTACCTGTTTGGGTATTTCCTGTCGAGAGTGAGCACGTCACTGTTCAACGAGCTGAGAAACTCGGTGTTCAGCGCAGTGACGGAGCGCTCAGCGCGAATCAACGCGTCCAACATGTTCATGAACATACACAACCTGGACATAGACTTCCTGATACAGTCGAAGTCAGGAGAGGTGTCGGCAGTGTTCTCTCGAGGAATCAAGGCAATATCGCAGATACTTCGGATCACAGTGTTCCAGGTGGTGCCGGTGATCCTGGAGTTCTCGCTGGTGACGGGGCTGCTGTGCTACAAGGTGGGACCTTCGATAGCAGCAATCTCAGCGGCGACAGTGTGTCTGTACCTGCTGTTCACGACGCTCGtgacgaagaggaggatGGTGATCAGGAAGGACATGGCGGACGCGGACAGAAAAGCATCAGGCTTGTTTCTGGACTCGATCACGAACGCGGAGGCAGTGAGGTACTACAACTCGCAGATGACCGAGCTCCAGAGGTACGCGAAGCACCAGAAGGAGTACGAAAAGAACGCAGTCGACGTGCAGAAGAGCCTGGCATTCTTGAACTTCGGACAGCAGCTGATCTTCAACTCAGGGCTCTTCGtctcgctgctgctgacACTGAAAAGCGCAATCAGCGGAGCCACGGAGATCAACAACTTCATCATCGTGAACACGCTGCTCTTCCAAATCGGAGTGCCGCTGAACATGATCGGCACGATGTACAGAGAAGTGAAGCTGAGCTTCGTAGACCTGCAGAAGTTCCTTGACCTCGTGAGCATAGCGCCGAAGGTGCACGAGCTGCAGGACGCAAAGGACCTGGTGATAGACCACGGGGCCATCGAGTTCAGGAACGTGAGCTACTCGTACCCGAGTTCGGACTCGGAGCCGCACATGATACTGGACGACTTCTCGCTCCTGGTTAGGCCGGGCAAGACAGTGGCGATCGTGGGCGACTCTGGTTCAGGAAAGAGCACAATATCGAAGCTGCTCTTCCGCTTCTACGACCCGACCTCAGGAACAATACTGATCGACGGCCAGGACATAAAGAACGTAACGCTGAGGTCACTGAG AGATTCACTGGGAATTGTTCCACAGGATGTGGTACTGTTCAACGAGTCGATAAAGTTTAACATTTCATACGGGAAGCCAGGGGCAACTTTCGACGAAATAATG GAAGCAGCGAGACTAGCTGGAATCCATGACACAATCATGAGCTTCCCAGAAGGATACGACACAATGGTGGGAGAACGAGGAATGAAGCTGAGTGGAGGGGAGAAGCAGAGAATAGGGATAGCAAGATGTTTCCTAAAGGACCCACAGATACTAATATTTGACGAAGCGACGAGTTCGCTGGATTTTAAGGCGGAATCGCAAATAATACAA aCCTTTAAGGAAATGGGTACCACCAAGAGCACAATTATGATCGCACACAGACTGTCATCGATGCTCATAGCAGACGAGATAGTAGTATTCCGCGGAGGGAGAGTGGTGGAAATGGGATCACCATCTGAACTGTTTAGGAATAAGAAGGGATACTTTAGACAGGTGGTCAACTCAATAAACCTGAGGTCGAGAACAGAAGACTTGTCATTATag
- a CDS encoding uncharacterized protein (Armadillo-like helical domain containing protein), translating to MGDSLNSSLNDLGHHVSCLYISSGEQLDDIFRLHSKFVNDMRGICINLGNFFSSFVPLLDSFVIGPKNLLNPQDFVSHFNKLTVADFLNISKSEQILSDWKQLTRRYIDSGINLEGIERYTSSVELHNDLLQELVNRSSDFDRPQKYSEANTYIPLGVLKSRVNKEETKPMSEEDKKFLEGAMASLQTHEKEIANSVSEINRIAKLFSEGPRDLSEEEVKILLESLEMLEEHFEDHPSNSSSLIRLGLLDSFTLLLHSDDDQVLSATLSIISCAFSNNESILEDASKTKLLPNLIKLKDRLKDSALEPKLISALSSSVRNCRRAEVVFITLDGLSYLKECLGRSNLKTRERAVLLFNHFLSLDRVGKLILAKLDPYGIVKALLPVDPVNKGIQFCELSSTLVSLLLQKHRDILTREEVEDAVRRLDEQLEALTALGSSDYNNIVEILSGAKQL from the exons atgGGTGATTCCTTAAACAGTTCTCTCAACGATTTAGGTCATCACGTTTCATGTTTGTATATTAGCTCCGGAGAACAACTGGACGACATTTTTCGTCTGCA ctCCAAATTTGTCAATGATATGCGCGGCATCTGCATAAATCTTGGCAACTTCTTCTCATCATTTGTACCATTGTTAGATTCCTTTGTAATTGGAcctaaaaatttattaaatccaCAGGATTTCGTCtcacattttaataaattaacag TTGCcgattttttaaatatttcaaagTCGGAACAGATTTTATCCGACTGGAAGCAACTAACCAGGAGATACATTGACTCCGGGATTAACTTGGAAGGCATTGAGCGCTACACCAGCTCGGTTGAGCTGCACAACGATTTGTTACAAGAATTGGTGAATCGTTCATCAGATTTCG ATAGGCCTCAAAAGTACTCTGAGGCTAACACTTATATCCCCCTGGGCGTCCTAAAGTCTCGAGTTAACAAGG AGGAGACGAAACCCATGTCTGAGGAGGACAAGAAGTTTCTGGAGGGGGCCATGGCGAGCCTCCAGACCCACGAGAAGGAGATTGCAAACTCAGTTTCCGAGATCAACAGAATAGCTAAGTTGTTCTCCGAAGGGCCTCGCGACCTCTCTGAGGAGGAGGTCAAGATACTTCTGGAGAGCCTCGAGATGCTGGAGGAGCATTTCGAGGACCACCCTAGCAACTCTTCCAGTCTAATTCGCTTGGGGCTGCTAGACTCATTCAcactgctgctgcacaGCGACGACGACCAAGTGCTCTCAGCAACTCTATCG ATAATCTCCTGCGCCTTCTCCAACAACGAGTCGATCTTGGAGGACGCCTCGAAGACGAAGCTGCTCCCAAATCTCATAAAACTCAAGGATCGACTCAAGGACAGCGCCTTGGAGCCGAAGCTGATCTCAGCCCTGTCATCGTCGGTCAGGAACTGCAGGAGGGCCGAGGTCGTCTTCATAACGCTCGACGGCCTGAGCTACCTGAAGGAGTGCCTGGGCAGGAGTAACCTGAAGACCCGAGAGCGCGCAGTGCTCCTGTTCAACCACTTCCTGTCCCTGGACAGGGTGGGAAAGCTGATACTCGCCAAGCTCGACCCGTACGGGATCGTCAAGGCGCTCCTCCCCGTGGACCCGGTGAACAAAG GCATACAGTTCTGTGAACTGTCGTCGACCCTGGTGAGCTTACTGCTGCAAAAACACAG GGACATACTCACCCGCGAGGAGGTCGAGGACGCGGTGCGGCGGCTCGACGAGCagctggaggcgctgaCTGCGCTAGGCAGTAGcgactacaacaacatcgTCGAAATTCTCAGCGGAGCAAAGCAACTTTAA